One Ranitomeya imitator isolate aRanImi1 chromosome 1, aRanImi1.pri, whole genome shotgun sequence DNA window includes the following coding sequences:
- the LOC138658240 gene encoding son of sevenless homolog 1-like, with translation MPAIWDPADEAYKDKYARDNCWMRIVRDLYPHYDGYNSTLQQQISKEVKQRWRSVRDRFQKILSSQSKSGSSPVKGNLSLYEELSFLITSRTLRSTEGNIQAPDPVEDSTQDTSESADDTSVLGSTDSIPVVAGTSGICSSSASSADQSDVPITQGTSVVPVPITVPPPQKKLNKKKEDKTTKRVNETIDLLNKSAKEDYLDLFGSTIANKARLLAPERLSKFMSSVHALLDAFEEPAPIAPLADIVTGITRSVRPPPPPPPPTPPLQHDQRYHRPTSQYYADTNSDHFLFGPEYTMLQ, from the exons ATGCCCGCCATATGGGACCCGGCCGATGAGGCATACAAAGATAAATATGCACGGGATAACTGCTGGATGAGGATTGTACGTGACCTCTATCCGCATTATGATGGCTACAACAGTACCCTGCAGCAGCAAATTA gtAAAGAGGTCAAACAGCGGTGGCGCTCAGTGCGAGACCGCTTCCAAAAAATTCTGAGCAGCCAGTCCAAAAGCGGGTCTTCCCCGGTCAAAGGGAACTTGAGCCTGTATGAGGAGCTAAGTTTCTTGATCACCAGCAGGACTTTGAGGAG cacTGAAGGGAACATTCAAGCTCCTGACCCCGTAGAGGACTCAACACAAGATACATCAGAGTCAGCAGATGACACATCTGTTTTGGGTTCAACAGACTCTATCCCTGTTGTCGCAGGCACTTCGGGAATATGTTCCAGTTCAGCATCTTCGGCTGACCAAAGTGATGTGCCAATAACCCAAGGAACCTCTGTTGTTCCGGTGCCAATAACcgtcccacccccccaaaaaaaattaaacaaaaaaaaagaagataaaacCACAAAAAGGGTCAATGAGACCATTGATCTTCTGAACAAATCTGCCAAAGAGGATTATCTTGATCTTTTTGGGTCTACTATAGCCAACAAGGCACGGTTATTGGCACCGGAAAGACTGAGCAAATTTATGAGCTCTGTCCATGCCCTTTTGGATGCGTTCGAGGAACCTGCACCAATTGCCCCCCTAGCGGACATTGTAACAGGTATCACACGGAGTGTGAGAcctccacctccaccaccaccaccaacaccgccACTGCAGCATGACCAACGGTATCACCGGCCTACCAGCCAGTACTATGCTGATACCAACTCTGACCACTTTCTATTTGGCCCAGAGTATACTATGTTACAATAA